In Solanum pennellii chromosome 3, SPENNV200, a single window of DNA contains:
- the LOC107013372 gene encoding uncharacterized protein LOC107013372, which yields MVLQTTYQDKAIQTENKDEDTIEKLLKAITKLFTKVDSMENEIQTLKNNEENMKSKASISQQHDYKNAELRRSEDGKIPEIKGDDGKLPKTHNVCLNTAAGTSRKVSEKPRNTNLNQLFAKPFIQCTPKQIPIEPQTSTFYG from the coding sequence ATGGTGTTGCAGACTACTTATCAAGACAAAGCTATTCAGACTGAGAACAAAGATGAAGATACAATTGAAAAGCTACTCAAAGCCATTACTAAACTTTTTACTAAAGTGGATAGTATGGAGAATGAGATACAAACGCTAAAGAATAATGAAGAGAACATGAAGTCTAAAGCTAGCataagtcagcagcatgactataaAAATGCGGAGCTACGTCGATCGGAAGACGGTAAAATTCCAGAGATAAAAGGAGACGATGGGAAACTCCCTAAAACCCATAATGTTTGTTTGAATACAGCTGCAGGTACAAGCAGAAAAGTTAGTGAAAAACCAcgaaatacaaatttaaaccaGTTATTTGCAAAACCATTTATTCAATGTACACCAAAACAAATACCCATAGAACCACAAACTTCTACATTTTATGGATAA